Genomic segment of Eremothecium sinecaudum strain ATCC 58844 chromosome VIII, complete sequence:
GGGGCATGAGAACTATTATCTCTGTTTGAAATTGGGGCGATTTTTTGATGCGTATGCTGAATATTGGTGGGGTTGCtagcagaagaagaatcTTGAGAATGTAAGCGTTGATGCGTTGCTAAGGGGACCATCCCTTTGGGATTGTTTAAAAAGTCTATGACATAGTCGCTGGTCCATGCTGAGATATTGTTTATCATGTTGTGTGTCCCATTGTTAAAAGCGATGCCATTATTCCCAGGGTTTTGCGAGGATAGGGGCTCCAATGTTGGCTGGAACATGGCATTAATTGCTGGACCACTATGGATACGTTGATCGGTGCCATTTAAAACTGTAGAAGTCACATGCTCTCCTATATAGTTGTCAAACGACGATGCCTGTTGCTGCTGACTTTGCTGATGACCTTGTTGGTGAATAAGAACCTGATGTTCATGACTTTTATTAGGAGGTGGGCCTTCGCGGGGCTTTTTAGGTGGATAACCATTATTATTTCCATTGCCAGTTTTAATGGTATCATTTTTAATACTGGTGTTATTGTTTTCCTTCATCTCAGTGTTAATATTGAACTTGGTAATGCGattattttttttatcatcattAACATCTTGTCTGGTAGttttatcatcattatTTCTATGAGTCCCTTCGTTATCTTTTTTGGTAGGTCCAAGGGATCTTCTCCGCTTCAGGCTGTTACCAACAGGTATATGAGGAAATGAGCCACATGGATTACAACTATGCGAAGTTGACAGGTAAGGTTGTATATTCTTTTTGACACACCTCTGCTGGAACAGCCCTTGCTGTTCAAATACTTCACGATCAAGTTCGGTAGGCGTCGCAGACTTCTTTACAGTGTATTGGGGATGGCTTTCATGAAAGAGAGTTTGATTGTTCAGTTCTTCTTTTATCACTGGGTGCTTTTGAGAGTCATCCGACAGATTTTGAAAGCCAGTGAGCTTTCCAGAAGCTACATTGGTCATTAACTGGGACAAAGACTTCGGCACTTGAGCCATCTGTAGGATATTTCGTTTTCTTTTGCTGGTATTTTGATCCTCAACTTCCGGCTGTGAAGTATTGTGACCTACGTGCACATTTGCAAACGTTCCTGTCATAGCTGATGGCAACCTTTCAATTTCGCGCTTAATGTTGCCACTGACAATAGCAGTAGAACTATTTGCTGATGTAGCTTCTGCTTGAGATGAATATCGGTTACGCTCGTGGTGTGAAGCTGAAGGTGCAATATATGTCAATCCACTAGAGTCCGGCCCACACCGCTCTATTAGATTACCAATTGTAACATTCACCAACTGGTCAAAAGTATCTCTAAAAAGAATTGCAAACTGTGATCTTTCCGCCATTACGTATAAACAGACCGAACACGCTTTGAGCGCATCCATTGTGGTAAATAAGGACGCAGTAGCCAATGGCCTTGTATGTTTGTAGTCTCCACCTAGTCTACGGCAGTACTCATCATCATGATTTTTGGTAAGCCACATACAATAAATCAACGTCACACCTGCAACAAAAACATTGTGAACTGCAGGGGTGGAAGATCCGTACATGGATTTTTGATGAAACATTTTGTATTTCTGACATATTTGACCAGCCGCATGTTGACATGCGCGAAATAAACGATCATTAGGATCTAGTAACTCTAAGTATGGTTGGACCAAAAGTCGCAGAGATCGAAAATAGTAAAATTCCAAGGTTTCAAACTCGTAACTTCGAATCTTAGAACTGGGACAGTTGGACACCCACGTTTCCAAATCTCGAAAGAACGAACTAACTAAGGGGAAATCCTGTGATAATTTCTCCCTAGATAGTTGAGCTTTACCCTCCGCATCAGCCGACTGGGGAATTATCTGTAATGTTTCAACAAATTTGGATTCAAGACGGCGCAAATGAATTGACTGGTTAATGAAATGGACATTAGGCTTTGATTTGATGTTGTAGTTGGTGTTATTTGGCTTAAAAATATCTTCATCAAAGACAGGAAGCTCAATTTCAGATTCACTAATTGTGTAAGGCCTACCTAGTGCCACGCATATCATTCTTTCAAGCAAATAAACTGACCAAAAGAGTCTTAATTTCTTGTTTGCAAATACATCTCCAGACTGTTTCTTATGCAAATGCAATTTGTTCTTGCAAAGATCAATAGCATCTTTTATTATCTCGTACAAACCCGCTGAGTCCCGATCTGTTCGAATTAAGTACAAAACAAGCAAGGTCATTGTCTCTACCTTCTGTACGTACGTTAAATTCGCACCACAGTGAATAATGTGACGAAGAGCAGTGGAAAAACAACGTCCGGGCAACGCACCGCTATCCTTACCATTACCCATATTAAGCGAAGCAGCTAAACTGAAAACAAGCCACATTCTTCCACATATAAAATGGAACTCAGCAGTTGACCGCGAAGGGCGGTTTTTTAACACGTACTCAGTGTGACACTGATAGATCTCCTCCTCCTCAAGTAAAGGGTATTTAAATTGAATTTTCGTAAAATAAGTCTCTAAGAAAGTCCGCGACTGAGCTTCTTCTAATTCTAATATAGGCTCGACTAAAATAAAGTCCTTCAGGTTATATTTCATAAGGAAACTCTTGGAACATTCAACAGACCCCAATATTCGAGGCAGATTCGTAAAGAAAACATCACCGTCCTTAGAGTACGGCACACTCTGCTGTTTCGTTGAAGGCGTCGCGTCCTCCAAAGCTATATGGTCGCGATGATTTTGCGAAAATAACAGCTCCTCGTACTTTGTCATATTTTCAGTCTGTAGAAATTGCGAGATCATTTTATAGTTCGCCAGCTTATTCTTATATGACATCGAATCTGGAGAAAGATTAAGTAACTTCTCCAGGTAAACTAGTTTTTTCTCGAGGAAAAGAGTATATTCATCTTTCCCACTCTTCGCGTTTTTGGTATCTCCATTTCCAACGGTACTTTTTTTATCTGAATCATCTTTGGTGGCGGGCACCTTTTGATTAGCCGTAAACCCCCCGGGTTTAACATCACCTATTTTTGCCTCCGACCATTGCTTTATTCCTCGTGTCTCTAAATCCATTGAATTATCCCGTTGCCTCGGTACACCGCCATCCCCAGAACCATGGCTATTATAACCCGCACTTGATCCATATTTAGCAGGTTGAATGCATCGCACAGCAGCTTTCAAACAAGCAGTGCAACTAGGGATCTTGTGGTCACATTTCTGCTTTCGTCGTTGACAAAGTAAACACGATCTTGATCTACCCTTCTTATCCTTCAGCAATAAATCTGCATCCTTTCCCGCAAGCTCAAGTTCTATTTGAAAGCGCTGGATTTTCTCCTGACTTACTTCTTTAGAAGGGCGTCCCATAATGTTCGTTTACTTTCGATTAAAGTCTTACAATGCTCTGTTGATAAATCTCTTGTACTTATACCACGAGAATTTCAACGTCTTGTAACTGTCATATACACGGGTAGTCCTATTAAGGTGACTCTTTTGCTCTTGTGTTCAAAATCCTTGCATTTCGACTCCTCtaatatataataatgTATCCATATTTTGCTTTGAAATCAATTTTTCCCAGTATGGGGGATCTTTCACCAATTGATCTAGAATGGAAGTCAGAACATCAAATAAAGGTGTAGCAACTAGACAGTTATGAGTCCAACTCAATTGAAAAGAATAAACTGCTTCTGTGCCACAAATGATAATATCCAGCAGGTCTGGCGCTTAGTATCCCCCCTCTAACATCTTTATAAAACGCCACTGACCCCTGGTGGGCATGAATCGACGTTCCTAAGAGCCACCTGTTACACTAATTTGACCCCGGCAATGAACACAACTATCACTAGAAACGAGCGTAGCTTAACATATTCCTAACCCACAGGGACACCCCGACTCTGTTATAGCGACGAATTATGAGCACCAGTGTCGCCCGATTCACCTGATAATAGCTGCTTTATCAACTTTTTATCTTCCTCGTCCTGCTTCCGCTTTTCTGCCAATATGTTCTCCTGAATCTGCCTATGTTTACCTCTGCTCTTTCGCGTCTTTGCCTGCTTAGACTTCCGAGCAAGTTCCACTAGGGCTACATCCCTCTCAATAGGGTTTCCACCATTCTTCCAAATCGCAATCTTATGTGCAAGCTTCTTTCTGGCAATATGTCTGTTTTGTTCCCGGCTCCGGGTCTCTTGGCATTCCACTATCAGCCCGCTTGGAATGTGTTGTAACTGTACCTTACTGTTACATTTATTGATTTTCTGGCCTCCAGCACCACTGCCACCATGCAGAAACTTCTCTTGAACCTCATTCTCAAGTTCAGGAGTCCACTTAGGTCGTGGAGGAAGTTTGGTTCTCTTTATGAACGTTGCGCATGTAAGATGGAAACAGCGTAAGTTTAGGTGGCAGGCTGATGGCATAGAATGCAAAAATCTTAACATTGAAATAATTATTTGAAAATACTAAGGGAAACCTATTGGCGGCGTAGAACCTGGTATATATGTCTGTTTGTGTATGTTATGTAGAATGTAGCTCCACTATGCGCGAAGCGAAAATGTATATCCTTTCGGAACCATTAAATAACGCCCAGGTGCAACACTATCAACAAAACACAGAGAACTTCGCAATTAAGTAAATTCTAGGCCGTAGAATTGTGTTTAGCTGGCTATAAGTGAAGCATGTATTTATTGGGTTCAAGTTTTGCCAGGCTACCTATTGCAAAGGGATTTAGGTCGGTGAGAGGACTACGTTTATCTGCAACAACTAGATTTCAGACACACTTCCCTAAATATAATAATCTTACTGGTTCTGATATTATCTCCAGTGGCAATCCCACTGGTGCTAAGGCGAATAATGACAATAAAAACGCTGAAGAGAACGCTAACACTGATGATATAACAAGTTATTTTAATAAGTTACCCGAGAAGCTTATTCTAGAAGGTTACGGGATGTCGCAAACTACAGCTGAGAACCAATTGGATACCCAACGTTTTTATACTATCCTGACCGAAAGTGGGTTTACGAGTAAGCAGTCCAATTTGATCATCCAATTGTTGCTGGCTCTGCTTCAAGAGGAGTTCTTTTACAACTACAATACTACTTTCCTGAGGAAAATGGAGCTAGAAAACCAAAGCTATCTATTCAATGCAGCTGAATCAGAACTTCGCTACTCCATATATACATCGCGTGAGGTCGCACTAAATGAGCTAAATTTACAATTGATGAAACTGGACCGAGAGTTGAATTTAACTCGTGATGACTTAAACGAACTCATTATAAACTTGCtaaaaaaagattcaagAGTGGACTTTAACGATTATAAGTCCGAGAACACTCTTTTGCATCGAGATATCAATATCCGTCTTGAGGGCTGCAATAACATGGTTGGTACAAGGATAATAGGACAAATAAAACCCGAGGTCGAGGGTCTCAGATGGCAAATTACGCGGAGCGGGCTGTTCGCACTATTATTTCTGGTGTTCTTTGTGATGAGCGGTGTCTCGATAACGAGGAGGATCGCTGCTGAACATGAGAAGCAGAGCGAGGTGATTTTACACACTAGAAAGCCCGAACACATAGAAGAGGAGGAAGTTCGAAGCGGCTAAGCCAAAAAATGTATATGTTCATCCCGAAAGCATTGGTAACAGGACTCAATTCCTTAAATATTTACTATGTATCTAACATATCAGATTCACAATTTCGAACGCCTTTGTTCAACATAAGCTTTGATGCGCTTATTTGGAACGTTTTTGTGGATGAGGTTTAATGCAGTTATCCCCTCATTAGAAATGGCGTGAATCTTACTAGATCCCTCCACTGTCAAGAACAAGCGCTTCATGTTCTGCAAAC
This window contains:
- a CDS encoding uncharacterized protein (Syntenic homolog of Ashbya gossypii AGR280C; Syntenic homolog of Saccharomyces cerevisiae YLR278C), producing the protein MGRPSKEVSQEKIQRFQIELELAGKDADLLLKDKKGRSRSCLLCQRRKQKCDHKIPSCTACLKAAVRCIQPAKYGSSAGYNSHGSGDGGVPRQRDNSMDLETRGIKQWSEAKIGDVKPGGFTANQKVPATKDDSDKKSTVGNGDTKNAKSGKDEYTLFLEKKLVYLEKLLNLSPDSMSYKNKLANYKMISQFLQTENMTKYEELLFSQNHRDHIALEDATPSTKQQSVPYSKDGDVFFTNLPRILGSVECSKSFLMKYNLKDFILVEPILELEEAQSRTFLETYFTKIQFKYPLLEEEEIYQCHTEYVLKNRPSRSTAEFHFICGRMWLVFSLAASLNMGNGKDSGALPGRCFSTALRHIIHCGANLTYVQKVETMTLLVLYLIRTDRDSAGLYEIIKDAIDLCKNKLHLHKKQSGDVFANKKLRLFWSVYLLERMICVALGRPYTISESEIELPVFDEDIFKPNNTNYNIKSKPNVHFINQSIHLRRLESKFVETLQIIPQSADAEGKAQLSREKLSQDFPLVSSFFRDLETWVSNCPSSKIRSYEFETLEFYYFRSLRLLVQPYLELLDPNDRLFRACQHAAGQICQKYKMFHQKSMYGSSTPAVHNVFVAGVTLIYCMWLTKNHDDEYCRRLGGDYKHTRPLATASLFTTMDALKACSVCLYVMAERSQFAILFRDTFDQLVNVTIGNLIERCGPDSSGLTYIAPSASHHERNRYSSQAEATSANSSTAIVSGNIKREIERLPSAMTGTFANVHVGHNTSQPEVEDQNTSKRKRNILQMAQVPKSLSQLMTNVASGKLTGFQNLSDDSQKHPVIKEELNNQTLFHESHPQYTVKKSATPTELDREVFEQQGLFQQRCVKKNIQPYLSTSHSCNPCGSFPHIPVGNSLKRRRSLGPTKKDNEGTHRNNDDKTTRQDVNDDKKNNRITKFNINTEMKENNNTSIKNDTIKTGNGNNNGYPPKKPREGPPPNKSHEHQVLIHQQGHQQSQQQQASSFDNYIGEHVTSTVLNGTDQRIHSGPAINAMFQPTLEPLSSQNPGNNGIAFNNGTHNMINNISAWTSDYVIDFLNNPKGMVPLATHQRLHSQDSSSASNPTNIQHTHQKIAPISNRDNSSHAPSAGQWRSPSSLTEPGAENSWHQGQHHSGQHGAQHQANIDAFWNVSIEDFWTGNDDYDFLT
- the PUT7 gene encoding Put7p (Syntenic homolog of Ashbya gossypii AGR282W; Syntenic homolog of Saccharomyces cerevisiae YLR283W), giving the protein MYLLGSSFARLPIAKGFRSVRGLRLSATTRFQTHFPKYNNLTGSDIISSGNPTGAKANNDNKNAEENANTDDITSYFNKLPEKLILEGYGMSQTTAENQLDTQRFYTILTESGFTSKQSNLIIQLLLALLQEEFFYNYNTTFLRKMELENQSYLFNAAESELRYSIYTSREVALNELNLQLMKLDRELNLTRDDLNELIINLLKKDSRVDFNDYKSENTLLHRDINIRLEGCNNMVGTRIIGQIKPEVEGLRWQITRSGLFALLFLVFFVMSGVSITRRIAAEHEKQSEVILHTRKPEHIEEEEVRSG
- the RSO55 gene encoding Rso55p (Syntenic homolog of Ashbya gossypii AGR281C; Syntenic homolog of Saccharomyces cerevisiae YLR281C) — protein: MLRFLHSMPSACHLNLRCFHLTCATFIKRTKLPPRPKWTPELENEVQEKFLHGGSGAGGQKINKCNSKVQLQHIPSGLIVECQETRSREQNRHIARKKLAHKIAIWKNGGNPIERDVALVELARKSKQAKTRKSRGKHRQIQENILAEKRKQDEEDKKLIKQLLSGESGDTGAHNSSL